A genomic stretch from Vicia villosa cultivar HV-30 ecotype Madison, WI unplaced genomic scaffold, Vvil1.0 ctg.003413F_1_1, whole genome shotgun sequence includes:
- the LOC131640945 gene encoding uncharacterized protein LOC131640945, translating to MGEYFLGFLNIHDLKLPSLSMHIKLPRSPILLQTENIPVGPSRYLLRLNCSDSSHKCDTSYVSKSFKMSQQSCDASPVSDSATPDESSNPNRSLEVVPLRTISSDDVKATKPKTAHAKRPKEDIHNKGAKPSASNTIEELTKEGTRYVDKAITRIVTRILKENHQNTSKAEVAHTSGCDPTEEEIIKNGQGGAENTNVTEDVNDIEENKQTKVNSETGTNVVDLDEYSDDELLASLNPSVANRLMTRRKAKAISQSSPEKNAEAKSTVKDSVKKKSTSAGPIKSKAMAKSVGVGPSKSWSKVVPKKRKEREIVEYESDIEGDVPNIPSRKKPTTSKLAASIPEIPIDNVSFHYASSASRWKYVLQKRLAVERELAPNALENKEILELIQEAGLLKTVCNLPKCYERLVKEFMVNLSEDYGNSKSVDFRKVFVRGKCVSFSPSVINNFLVRTNEAQPELEVTDNKVCQVITAKQVKSWPLKEKLTASKLSIKYAMLHKIEATNWVPTNHKSTISTVLGRFLYDVGTKAKFDYGTYIFDQTMKHARSFSVKGPIAFPSLLCGIILTQYPNILNEHDVGTHVPGIVMTSAETSKSGASASKAKVIKMLKETCKELEARKISLEKMISTLEMDENEEFADAVEMADEDE from the exons ATGGGGGAATACTTTTTGGGCTTTTTAAATATCCACGATTTGAAACTTCCCTCACTCAGTATGCATATAAAGCTCCCTCGCTCTCCTATTCTTCTACAAACGGAAAACATCCCTGTTGGTCCTTCTCGTTACTTATTAAGGTTGAACTGCTCGGATTCTTCTCACAAGTGTGACACAAGTTATGTCTCAAAGAGTTTCAAAATGTCTCAGCAATCGTGTGATGCATCTCCCGTATCTGACTCGGCAACACCAGATGAGTCCTCTAACCCTAATAGGAGTCTAGAGGTTGTACCTTTAAGGACGATTAGTAGTGATGATGTAAAGGCCACAAAGCCTAAAACAGCACATGCAAAACGTCCCAAGGAGGATATTCATAACAAGGGTGCCAAACCTTCTGCATCTAATACAATAgaggaacttactaaagaaggaACCAGATATGTCGATAAAGCAATTACCAGAATTGTTACACGCATTCTGAAGGAAAATCATCAA AACACCAGTAAGGCTGAAGTTGCTCACACCTCTGGTTGTGACCCAACTGAAGAGGAGATCATTAAGAATGGACAAGGAGGTGCTGAGAATACCAATGTTACTGAGGATGTCAATGACATCGAAGAGAATAAGCAAACTAAGGTCAATAGTGAAACAGGTACCAATGTGGTAGACTTAGATGAGTATTCTGACGACGAGTTGCTTGCCTCATTAAATCCCAGTGTAGCCAACAGGCTGATGACTAGAAGAAAAGCCAAAGCTATTTCCCAAAGTTCCCCTGAAAAGAATGCAGAAGCTAAGAGCACTGTTAAAGACTCTGTCAAGAAGAAGAGTACTTCTGCTGGTCCTATCAAGAGCAAAGCTATGGCTAAGAGTGTAGGGGTTGGTCCCTCAAAGTCCTGGAGCAAGGTTGttccaaagaaaagaaaggagagGGAAATTGTTGAATATGAGTCTGATATTGAAGGGGATGTCCCTAACATTCCATCAAGGAAGAAGCCTACAACAAGCAAGCTTGCTGCAAGTATTCCTGAAATACCTATTGATAATGTGTCATTCCACTATGCCTCTAGTGCTAGCAGGTGGAAATATGTGCTCCAAAAGAGACTGGCTGTTGAAAGGGAGTTGGCTCCAAATGCTCTTGAGAACAAGGAAATCTTAGAGCTAATTCAGGAAGCTGGACTATTAAAAACTGTGTGCAACCTTCCCAAATGTTATGAGAGGCTGGTAAAAGAATTTATGGTGAACCTATCTGAAGATTATGGAAACAGCAAGAGTGTGGACTTCAGAAAAGTGTTTGTGAGAGGTAAGTGTGTTTCTTTCTCTCCTTCTGTGATTAATAACTTCTTGGTAAGAACAAatgaagctcaacctgagcttgaagtgacAGACAACAAGGTTTGTCAAGTGATCACAGCCAAGCAGGTAAAAAGCTGGCCCTTAAAAGAGAAACTAACTGCAAGTAAGCTGAGCATCAAGTATGCAATGCTTCACAAGATAGAAGCAACTAATTGGGTACCAACAAATCACAAGTCCACTATTTCAACTGTTCTTGGCAGATTTTTGTATGATGTAGGAACAAAGGCAAAGTTTGACTATGGAACATATATTTTTGACCAAACTATGAAGCATGCTAGAAGCTTCAGTGTTAAGGGTCCAATTGCCTTTCCATCCCTCCTGTGTGGCATAATTCTGACTCAGTATCCCAACATTCTCAATGAACATGATGTA GGTACGCATGTTCCAGGCATTGTCATGACATCGGCTGAAACATCCAAGTCTGGAGCATCAGCCAGCAAAGCAAAAGTGATAAAAATGTTAAAAGAGACCTGCAAAGAGCTGGAAGCTAGGAAGATATCCCTTGAAAAGATGATAAGCACTCTGGAAATGGATGAGAATGAGGAATTTGCAGATGCTGTAGAGATGGCAGATGAAGATGAATAA